CGACGACGATCTGGACTAGGACATCGTGgcggtgcccgatcgtcgatttaatggcagatttaaagcaaaattgagaaattaggaaaaaaattgtCTTAACCTAGGAATAGTGCCTAAGCCGcttccacgacaaatccgctccagtaaaaatgtcggcAACGGAACTAAGAATCCAACGGCAtcttccatttcccgatccgcTACAAATCCgtcaagaaattaaaaaaaaaaaagagaaaaacgAAGACGGAGGTGTTGGCCGCAAGAAGAATTCTCAGGAGGGGAGGCGTGAGTCTTTAGAATACCTCCTGAAGGTTTATCCTTCAGGAggtttacttatatatataatatttatattatattatattatttaattaataataacaaatatttaattaattaaattaattaattaattaattttttagatttaaatttaaatttttttatttttttattttttttggatcactacagttgtaattgtatgaaaaattagaATAGAATATAAAACTCTCTCCACAAGcaaattgtacaaaaatttttattttttcacatttattttatataaatattgtaaaactaaaaaagtatctttttttttttgtcatattgggaaaactaaaatggaaaacGAGAAATGATTTTCACAACTGAATGACACTAAGCTTCCCTCATATTTGGCCTGAGAAGGGATGAAAATATCTCCAAAATCAAATGTCACGAGAAATgcaaaaatcttaaaattttaagtAAAGTTCACGTCTTTTTTACTAGAGGAGGTTTATAGAGTTTTTAACATGTTTAAGGAGGCTCATGTTATTTTTGCAAGTTTCATTTCAAGGAAAGTTTAAACTTTTTTGTCAAATTTCATGGAagatttatgaaatttttaaaatttttaaaaatatctataTTATTTTACCAAATCTCCAAAGAGATAACCATGAGTTTGGATAAAATTTGGATTTgagtttatatttgatttgaaaaatatataatataaaaatgagTAAAATTTAAAAACACCCCCTCAGTTTCCTAAAAATAACATTCCACCCCTAGTATTTTCATAAACTACCAAAGAACCCTTGAGGTTTAATATTATTGACAAAATGAATTTTCTATTAGTTGACCACTAGTCAACCGTCATgtgtatatgaaaaaaaaaaaaatttaaatgcaagaaagtgatattttgaaaaagacacttatttaataaattaaatggAAAAAATTGGTCAACATAATGTCTAGGAAACTAACTAAATAACTCGAAGAACTAGTTGATTCTCAAATTAACTTGTCCATCTGCTCCTATCACTTTAGaacattattattttaaattttttaaaacatatatataataaaaattattaataaatcataaaaatacctAGTAATTATATATAATACTACAAATCATTTATTGGATGTAATTTCCATAAAAACTTAATGACTTAACACATCAcgaaataaataaaacatagtttaatttttttaaactcaAGAGTTTATCAAATATagtgttaaaaaataaaattttaaaatttattatttataaattaaaagtATAAAATGAGATATTAATTCTTCTGCGTGTAAAATATAAATGCTAAATGGATAAAAAGAGTTCAAATTTATACTAATTGGTTGACTATTGTTTGAGACCATTTACttgacttttttttattttattcaagattttatattattaaatatgatattcaatCAAACCCAAAAACCAAGTCACACTTCGACCAACCATTTGATTCgaatcaattttttaaaactatattttatttgttaaagatGCATTTAgtcattttattttcataaaatgtatatggcaaatatttttatgatataattatttaaatattttttatgaattatttttattatttatttatttttcataatctttaatttttttaaataatagtttaattaTGTTGTCATACTTATATCAACTGATTAATCCGACTTATTTGTTAGGTATTCAATTCATTTATAAGTTTAATTTTAAGAATATATtgtaattaattgattaatttttccaacttaatttattaaattaatgtcattttcataatttattttatcAGAATTGAATGGAAGGGTAAAATTGTTATTTTTtaggtttatttttttattaaatttaacaGTGGACTAATAGTCAACTAACGGAAggttcattttgtcaataaaattaattttcaggagattttgtgatagttttcaaaaactcaagAGGTGGAGTGTCATTTTTTTGAAAAGTAAGGGAGTGTTGTTGGATTTTACCctattaaaattatattaaaatttatataaatctacttaaatttaaatttaagattcgAAAATTATACTCCCAAATATAGGGTTAGTGCCCTTGGTGACAGCACAAGGCTaaaaccaatgttttaaaagctGGACCTGACCTACCGGTTGAACCCGGTCCGACCGGATCTGGACACATGTCCGGTCCAAGTGAAGGGAAAAAACCAAAAATGAGCCAAAACGGCCGAATCAGCCCGAACCAAATGCAAACCAGGTTTGATGCCGGGTCAACCCGGTTttattattccattttttttaaaacaataaatatgaaaaatataaattgaatAATGGAATCTGAAAGCTGGATTCTAGAAACCCTAAGCCCGCAGCTCTCCTCCCCGCTGGGTTGCCGCAATCATCTGGTATTGCTTGCCATGGGAACTTATTGAATAGTTTCACTAATGAATGGTAAAAGATACCAATGACTTTGTACTGTGAGCCTTTTTAGTTGGAAAGGCAAAGGCATTTCCAAGTTCATCCTCTGCAGCTCGTGATTTTGCTGTGAACCTGATCTGATGAATTGTGATTCacaacttttcttttcttttcttttctttttttcgaTAATCACTGGGTGTCATGGAGTTACGCACAAACTAATCTCACGCCTACGCTAGTCATGTCCTCGATCAACATGTAGGAGGTAAATCGCGGATGTGCACTGCAGGCGAAAGTTTGAACCCTAAACTTTATTTTTGTCCAAGGCCTCTAATGCAAGTTTTTACTAGCTAAGCTTATGTCTAGGGCGATTCACACCTATTTTTAGTTTAGGGATTGGTTCAGTAAGGTATTAAAtatgaatttataattttaaGGACTGAACCCTTTAACATTTTTAGTACTAAACTTTGAATTTGATGATAAAGTTGAAGAGTATAGGCTTTATTTTCGCATTCTTATATTGTAATATAGTAATATATGTTTgagtttgaattttattttgattgatATTTTAAAGATGAAAATTAGTACTTAATATGATCTCGCTTGAATTTGAGATGTTAAGTACATAAGATAAAATTCtttgataaattttattttttattatttttatttataaatttatatatacctatacctatatatatatatatatatatatattatgatataagtCACCGGTTCGACCAGCGGTCCGACGGACCCGGTCACCGGTCCAGCTTTCGAAAAATTGGCTGAAACCAACGCAAGGCTGCCGTTATAATCCCTAGACAAGTGGGGCCATAACTTCCGGCCCAACCGACCGATTTGAAGCATAGCCTGTCTCCTACGGGCCCATATGGTCCGTCCAAGCCCAGTCTGAGATCCGGATGGGCCAACCACCCTATGGGCCTTGACCTGGGCCATTGCTCCCCTCTCTCTCCGCACTCGGCGTACGGTAGCACTGCTCCCCATTTATGCTCAGCGACCCTCGCTTCAATCCCCGGAGTGCGTTCTCTCTCAGCAAACTCACTCCTTTCTTCTGTCCGACGCCATAGCTGTGAAAGATCCGCTAAAGGCCCGTGAATTTAGGGTTTTTCCATCTAGGTATGTACTATGGTTTCAATGATTTTGTTCTTGAGTTCGCTTCAATTCTATGTGAAAGTGAGAAATTAGTGCTGCTTATGCTTCTGCTTTGATTTGAGCTTACATGTGTCTGAGTTTTGACTATGTAGAAGTTGGTGAATTTGTACTCATTGAAGTGGCAAAAACGAGATCTTTTGAGACAGGATTGGtttgctttatttttttcttggaaGTTTGATTGTTAATTTGTGAGAGAGAGAAGGGATTGAGTGATTTGGACCAATATATTAGTGTTTCTGGAGttatttgattgtaaatttgTAAGAGAGAGAACGGGTTGAGTGATTTGGTCCAATAAATTAGTGTTTCTGGAGTTATGTGTTCTTGAGGCATTCGTATTAGTTTTGGTTTTTTAAGAAATTCGGTGCTGCCCTAAAAAAGAAATTTTGTTTTGACGGTAGAAATAATAGGTCTACTGATAAATGGAGGGTCATGGATTTTGTTAATTTTGGAATTATATTTTGGGAAGAAAGAGAACTTGTTGATTATTGAGGTAGAAAATTAGGCTTTTTGAATCAGTGAATTATGGGTTTTGTTGCTTTTGAGGACTGATTCTTTGAGAAAAGAGACCTGGTGATTTGgagcttgaatttgaattttcagGAACAGTTTTGTTTGTGTTTCGAGTTTTTTAAGTGTGATTGAATGGATGATACTGAGGATGATGCGAGGTATCCACCCAACCCCTATGGTGTGAATAACCAGCAGGGGTATGGTTCTACACAGCGACCGAAGCTTCCTGTCCGTAACATTCCATATTCTCAGCCAATTGGCAATCAGTatgttgatgatgatgatgatgatgatgatggtggagatggtgatgatgatgatgaagaggaagttgatgaagaagaagatgatgacaACATTGAAAATGACAATGTTCAGCCAATGGGCAAAAACAAGGATGAAGATGAGGATGACGATGATGACAACGATGATGATGAGGATGAAGATGATGAGGGAAAAAATTATTATAGGAAAACTGATAATGTAGATTTAgaaagacatccaaagaagcgGAAGCTGAAGAATTTGATTTCGAGCTATGAATTTGCTCCTCGTGTTGCAGCATCCTCTGTTGCAGCTGCTTCAGCCCCGAAGCCATCTTTTGGTGGACGGAATTCGCTTACAGACTGGACTGAACACGAGACATTTGTGTTACTTGATGCTTGGGGTGACAAGTTTCTTCAACTTGGGAGGAAGAGCCTTCGGTCAGAGGAGTGGCAGGAAGTAGCAGAGAAGGTATCACAAGAGTCAAAAATTGAGAGGACGGACACACAGTGTCGGAATCGTTTGGATACTTTGAAGAAGAAGTACAAAAAGGAGAAGATGAAGTTGGCAGAGACTGGTGGAGGTGCTAGCAAATGGGTTTATTTTAAAAAGATGGATATGTTGATGTCTTCATCATCAAGACAAGCTGGACTCTCATGTGGATTGGACTCCGGGGAGTACGTGTTCATGAATCCAAAAGTTTATTTGAACCGTGCAAATGTGTTGGATGAGATGAGGGATAGCCCCGGTAATTCAGAATCAACAACCGATGAGGAGGATGATTCAGATGGACTTCCACCAAAGAGGCCTAGGTCTAGAAGGAAGAGCGACGAGGGGTCGTCCTTTAGATTGCTTGCTGATTCTATTCAGAAGTTCAGCGAGATATATGAGAAGATCGAGAATAGTAAGAGGCAGCAGATGGTAGAACTGGAAAAGATGAGGATGGATTTTCATAGGGACTTGGAGCTGCAAAAGAGACAGATTCTTGAGAGGGCACGGACTGAGATTGCGAAAATACGTCAAGGTGATGAGGAGAATGATGTCTCAGCTGAGAACATCAGTGGATGATACATGGATTTCCTAGACCTGATTGTATGCTTTTGCTGTTATTTGCAATTGGCCGCTTGCTGTTGTTGTATAATAGCTACATCCTGTTGTACCCCCTTGGTCTTTCTGTTTATTTCTTTTTCACCTTATTGCGAGGCAATAAAACAGCAGATGATGTATCTTGAGTTGCTAGCCATAATTGAAGAAATAACAGAACATACTATTAGCAGCCGTTTGTCACTCTTCCTTCTGTTAAATGTATTTCTGTTTGCTACTTTGTGTTCTGCAAAATGCTTGAACTTTGTTTAAATTGACACTTATTGTACTCCTATCGACTGTTGGCCCTGTTCATTAAATGGGATGGGGCCTTTTTACTGGCATGCTTATCCGTGGGCATGACTGCATCAGCATTTACTGTTCTCTTCTTGTTTGGATTTGAAATCTAGTGGCAAGATTTCCCTTCCTAGAGTGTAGTTGCATTGTATCATTGGAATTtagtttcttttcttggccaaTATTACTGTTTAACACTTCTAATGAGTATTTTAGTAGTTTTCATTTATTCAGAAACGCCTCCCTCTGTGtagtaatatttatttttattaaataacttttatttaCTAGTAATATTTAGGACAAAAGATGTTAATCTCTCCTAAAATTTGACCAAAACAATGAACTTTCCTAAGGTTTCAAAGAAGTAAGGAATCTCCCTTTTGACGTTTTTAGAATTTCATATATCTTTtctgaaatttgtcaaaaacaaCACTAACCTTcccttatattttacaaaaagacaGTTTTGAAAAGTACAGAtgttaaaaattaaatgttaggGGTGATTCTTAAATTTTTTGTAAATTCAAGAAAGGTCAATATCATCTTGCTAAATTTCAAGGAATGCCTTTATCTTTTGTCCTAATATAGTTTCCTCTGACATGTATCTTTTGAAAAGAAACTTGATTGAGGAAAAGGACACAATTAAAATTTGttgtgtaaaatatatatatatatatatatatatatatatgtgtgtgtgtgtgtgtgtgtgtgtgtgttgtaaaAAAAGACAAACAATATGTTTTTTTTCCCTTCAAAATGTAAGTAATGCAtccataattttgtaatattttaggTAAGAAATGTTAAGAAAGCAATTGATTTTTTTCtctaaataatagtaatttaaaCTTTTGAAAGTTTAAATCCATGTCTATCTAACTTATTTTAAATCCATGTCTATCTAACTTATTATATTTGGCCAGATGAGGATGATTTAGTCATGCCCATTCTATTGAAGTTCTCGTGTCAAATGCTTTCATCTGCCAACTTGTCTTCTCGTTGGGAGTCTTCTTGTGGCTTCGTCATCTGTCATATGCTTTGGTTGCAAGTCTCGGTGCTTCTTGCTTAGTATTTGACCATCTCCATCATGGCTGCCAAATTCAGGGATACCCCCTTCTACATGATTTGAATTTAAACATGTGCCAACTTAATAGCATGTTGTATAAAAAATGTAATCCATACTTTCAAACATTGCcatattgaatttttttatgaACTCAGGTTTTGGATTTGGGAAAATgtattataaaatttcatccaaaTCCTAATAAAAGACTTGAAACCATGCTTTTTTAAATACTGGCTTAGACTCTTGAAAGCACAAATtctcaaaaaagaaaaagggcGACTGTGGGATCTTAAAATAATGCCTTCTGATGAATGAAATAAATGGGTATCTCTCTGCAGATGAAGTTAGAGGCACACAATGGGAAGCTCGGAGTTGATATCTTGGCAAAGCATGAGAAGATTCTTATTGacttgttttaatttaaaatattatcaGATTTTTGTCTCTCGTTTAAGAGAAAGACTTGCGAATCGCAGATCACCATATATCCTTCATTTAAACTGTGCCTAGTAGGTTTGCGGGTATCTGGCACAGTATCCCTATGATACCTCTCAATACAAAGCATTAGAAACAAGAATTGGATAGTAAAAGTGTCCTTTTTGCACTTGGGAATAGGAAAATACTTTATATACTTTTGTCTCTCAAGCCTCAAGAAGCATTTCGGTGcttaaaacttaaaatttttatgttGATGTGTTGGATTCAAGTTCTAAAAGGAATCATAAGGGGTAAGGGATGAGAGAGGAATTAAAACTTCTGATAAGTTAGATATGTTTTTGTACTAGTAGTTGAAGGATTTGTCACAAAGTCGGGTACATAAGAAATTTTTCATGTATAGGAATATCATGATGTTTTTGAAGCATATCTACGGATGAATTAGTGATTTTTCTAGTATgaaaaaaatttacttttatttacagtttatttgataatcaaacatgaaagaGTGATTCTTTTTCTAATGTTTCTAAGTTCCAAATGAAAGATGTCTGATAATTCAAGTCAGATTAATGAAAACAGTCCCTTGTTCATAAAAGATTTGGTGGTTGGTGAACTATGTTAGAAATGTAGAAATAAATGGTTGCAGCGCATTCAAAATCATGTACTCTTTAAGAAGAAATTCATCCCTATTGGATTGTGTATAAATTGGCTTTATGACAAATCGTCTCCAAAATACAACAAAGTCCAGCCAATGCTATGGATTATTTGTAGATTGCATATCAAGGAAAGAAATTGAATATCCTGTTCGATAATAAGTATTtcaagggaaaagaaaatttgtgtttgcaatatgaaaatttcaaaagaaaattttaaaggaaTTGAGAGATAGTGTAAGAAGATTTTGAAGAAGATGTCTTTTTACTTGTGTGGAGAAGTTTAAATAGGCATAAAAAAATGCATTTTCATTTGATGATCGTGCATCTACAAATTCTAATTTAATAGTCATTTTTCAGTAAAGTTATGtctataaattcaaatttaaacttcactactaattgtcaattgttatatttaaattctaaatcacTTAATAATAAAATGAATAGCCCACATACCAAATCATGATCACTCCGTTTATAAAATAGAAtcccatatttataaaatcatagtCCAAAATAATATGTGCTCGCCCTTTCACTTGCACTTACACTTACACGATGTAAAAGTGCAAAGTGTCAAGTGCTCCACTAAAATAACAAAATGCACCACTAGTATCCTACAACCCAGTATCCACGGTATTTGCGTGTGGGAGGTGCTTGCGCCAACTTCTTTGGACCAAGTGATCTATCCATAGATAGGCCACTAAGTTTCAATTCACAAAAGACGCTTATAAACGTAAACTTCTTGCAAAGAGTTAATGGTAAGTGGAAAATATATTGTTAACCCTATAAAATCTACACTAGAGAATCAACCGCTTGGCAACAAAGAGGTTATGCCTCATCAAAACATTGCTAcatagaaatgaaataaaatcggatggaataaaattgaatttatcactttgatttcattattttatttgtttattttttcattccatttcatttcTATTGCATTTCATTTGGCAAACTATACATGACGCAATGGAAGAGGAGAAAAGAAAGATTTTTAAACCATGGTTCTAAGGCTCTAGGTTATAGCATTGGCTACATTTATGTTGTGAAAATATTGTATTAGCTTTGGCTTTGGTTTGTCAAAGGTAGCTTGTACTCATTGGCCTCGGTGAGAGTTCTTTCTCATCACATTCTCAAATGCTAACAAGAAGGAAGAGGTTTTCGCAAATTGTGATGAGATTTATAGCATTGATAATAAGAAGATACCTCTGGTGGAAGAGACCCACAAGAAGGGTTTCGTTGGTGGGTTTCCTAACCAAGGAATATGTCATCTAGTGACAAGTTGGGTTCATTTGATGCAAGTGTGATCTTCCCTTTTATTTACCAATTGGGCATTTCAACTTTATAGTGTGTGTGTTTGTGAACCTAAAAATATGAAGTGTGTGTTTCTATTCCttcttttttaatcttttgaTTTCATCGCATTGTGTTTGCTTCATTGTTCAAGTTGGTCAACTTTGtttgaaataaatatttaaaaaattttgaagaaattgTCAACCCAATTTACAACCCCCTCCCACCTTATCTCCCCTACCCCaccccacccccaaaaaaaaaaccccccaaaTTGCCATTCAAGCCAATGGTGATTGACCACCCAAATGACACCCACGGAGAGTAGGAATGGGGTTGATTGTATGAGGACAAACCTTGAATCAACTGTAAGATTGTCCCTTCGTAACCTCACAAATTGGATGTAATAATAATTTGTGTAAATTGAATTTCAAAGTTATAATATGTTGAATCTACCAACACAAGCAGAGTCAAACAATAAGAAAATGAAATAAGAAGAGAGATGAAAACAAACTCAATTTTAATTGTGGTTTGTTTAACTAAGCCTTTTTAACTTCCCAAGAGCTCATCTTAGGCTATCCACTCTCACCAAAATTGTGCAATAGTGCACAAACTTGCACTACACGAAATACTCTATGCCAACAAACTTCGCAACCTTTGGTTGCTTGATGTATAACAACTCAAAATTAGATCTCCCTGCAAATCCTCAAGAAGAAACTTACTTGAGGACAAAAGTCATTGTTTCTTTTTGTTCACATCCAAAGCACTACAACGAAGTACAAAGAGATAAAACAAATTGGCAAATTCATTGTAGTTTGCCTCTGCGTGCCTAAGTTTATCGGCAAATATCCAACAAGCTAGTTCAAACATTAAAACTAATGATAAAAAAAGGTTGAGCTCAAATTGAGTCAGCTCATAAGTAATAACTAAGCTGGTCTTATGCAACACTTCTAGATGCTATTAATCAATAAGAACTTCTTAAATTGGAATTCCTTATTAACTAAATTAAAAAGGTACCTATAAAGTGTGTATCAGGTGTCCAAATTAAAAAGGTACCTATTAAGTTTctcataatgatatatatttgGTGCCCAAAGCAGAAATCATTTTACGAAGTGCTTGGAAAAACAATTTCTTGACAAAACTGCATTGTGACCATGTGTAAAGACAACAAAGCTCACATTACATGCAACTTCCAAAAAGATAGAATGTATGTAAgagtaaaaatttatttaaaaaaaaaaaaagaaaataaaacaaaagagaACAGCAATTATAATTTActataaaatattttgaaatccTTAGAATTCAATTACATTAACATTATTATGAATAATGATGTTTGCTAGAAATGAAATATCAATTACAACAGGTGGCGGTTTGATAAGATCTCATGATTGCAACTAATCATGTCCTGGTCAGGCTCCATGAAGGAGTATCCACGTCTCTCTCGATACATTCAATCATGAAAAAGTATGAAAGTGTGCATGTATCTGTCACCTCCTTCAAGAACCAAATATTCCATCTTATTAAGTTGATTGATGCTATCTCCCCATGTAAAATTTCGACCATTGGGTGCTGTGAAAGACCTCACAAATCTCTTTGATACTCTTCTCAATATGGTCTCTGGCACTTTCCTCTTTACACTTCTTCTTTCTATACCAACTAGCTCCATCCTTTCTTGATGGCTTCAATGGATACACTATCCTCGCGTTCAGGCATTAGTAGCACCTTGCTCTCCAGTAACATTTTCATCCTCCTATTGATATAGTTTCCTTTTCCCTCGGCAAATCATTGCCAAAACTTGCCAAGAAGCCAAATGAATCTACCAAAACTAAATGCCACGGATAGGCAAACCTAGAATCCTTCACAAACCAAAGAATATGGCTTCTGTCCAtggagccaaaaaaaaaaaaagactaagcGACCAAAGCACAAAATTTGAACATCAAATTCTAAGTGAATGCCAAAACATTCTACATCTATGGTACATGAATATTTGGAATAATTTTTTGAGAATACTAcatatattgaataaatttgggAAAAGGGAAAGTTCTATGACAAGATGgcacaaacaaataaataaagcaCAGCCACATGAATATAACAAAACTACAAAAGATCATGCAACTATGTATCGACTTCTAGACAGAGACTCATATCGGTTATCATGCTCAGAAATTCGTTTTAAAAGCACAATCAGTACCCTCAATCGCAAGATTCTGGAAATAGCATCCATATGCAATAAATGACCAATCAAGGAGCAACTCTATATGAATTTCTcagtaagaaaagaaaaaataaataaataaatccttTAAATAAATAGCCAAAACATCCATTTCCCCATTACATTGCACATGTACAATAGCAAAAGATTCTAAGGATAGACCTTAtcctatgagagagagagagagagagagagagagagagagatatcctatgagtgagtgagtgagagagagagagaattttttaaagaagtttttttttccaaataatctTGCTTAAAAAATCCAAATTGCTGGGCACAAGGTTTAAATAGCAAAAGCTTCAAACAGGAAATTGCACATCAAAAATGGGCAGAAAGATGTTTGTACTTTCTTCAAAATGCTCAACTATTCTTTGTTATCCTTAAAGGTCAAGGATTTTTGGTCACTAAAGCTATAAAATTTAAGGCAAAAATATTGATCATCACAATCTATTAGATTTTTGGTGACTGGAAGGTTCAAGTCTTTGCTTTGACAAAgctgaaaacaaaatattattaatagATGCATCACCAAAATACAGAACTGGCAGTCTCCAAAGGCCAACTCCTCAAAGAAGTGTTTCAAAAGAAAATTCTAGAATTTGACAACCAACCCTAATTccaaataataacaataataacttGTTGTCAACACATGGACTGCTTTTGAGGTTCTTGTACCAATAGTGAGAATGAGGTGAatctatcacgccccgaaccccgaaagtgggccccagggtgtgatttgaGAACCTAACCTGTATCTATatccatagtagttaaaagcacgcctcaggcgcaaggcgcagtgaggTGAAGAGGCTGCCGCCTCATACCAGGTGGGGCGAGGCAACCTGCAAGAGGCGACCCTAGGCGAGACGAGGCGCAGTGAGGTGCGCCGTGTGTATTTTTAAGCCATTTAAAGGAGAGAAATAGCCCAAGCCAGACTCGTATCCCTCAACGAACAGAGCCCTAGCCcctttcgacccttcgaagcccttcgtgagttcgtttgcgagcctttgaaccagccggaagccttcgcgacttcgtcttcgagcttcgaccaggatcgtgagttcatcttcgacattttgaagaagcacgacctgCGCGACTTCGTTTCGAACCAGCCGGAGCCCTCATGAGTTCGTCTGCCTGCCTTCAAAGCAGTCGTGAGTTCG
This window of the Malania oleifera isolate guangnan ecotype guangnan chromosome 6, ASM2987363v1, whole genome shotgun sequence genome carries:
- the LOC131158301 gene encoding trihelix transcription factor ASIL2-like encodes the protein MDDTEDDARYPPNPYGVNNQQGYGSTQRPKLPVRNIPYSQPIGNQYVDDDDDDDDGGDGDDDDEEEVDEEEDDDNIENDNVQPMGKNKDEDEDDDDDNDDDEDEDDEGKNYYRKTDNVDLERHPKKRKLKNLISSYEFAPRVAASSVAAASAPKPSFGGRNSLTDWTEHETFVLLDAWGDKFLQLGRKSLRSEEWQEVAEKVSQESKIERTDTQCRNRLDTLKKKYKKEKMKLAETGGGASKWVYFKKMDMLMSSSSRQAGLSCGLDSGEYVFMNPKVYLNRANVLDEMRDSPGNSESTTDEEDDSDGLPPKRPRSRRKSDEGSSFRLLADSIQKFSEIYEKIENSKRQQMVELEKMRMDFHRDLELQKRQILERARTEIAKIRQGDEENDVSAENISG